The following proteins are co-located in the Pseudomonas sp. DY-1 genome:
- a CDS encoding MHYT domain-containing protein encodes MGIGIGSMHFIGILAFSLPTALGYDLPLTLLSLLIAVLVSGFSLWNQPEQPFWQ; translated from the coding sequence ATGGGCATCGGTATCGGGTCCATGCACTTCATCGGCATTCTCGCGTTCAGTTTGCCCACTGCACTGGGCTACGACCTTCCGCTGACGCTGCTTTCGCTGCTGATTGCCGTGCTGGTTTCCGGCTTCTCGCTATGGAACCAGCCCGAGCAACCCTTCTGGCAGTGA
- a CDS encoding LysE family translocator translates to MEALLFLKSVLIGLSIAAPVGPIGLLCIQRTLGHGARIGFISGLGAAAADACYGALGAFGIGAITSVFVALASPLALAGALFLAWMGMKMLRATPPERAASASDPVQALPAFASVFLLTLSNPMTILSFVAIFATLSGGEALSGADGLVMVLGVFCGSALWWLALSLGVSMIRHRLGVSAIQWIDRTAGVFLLGFAAWQLVRVIAS, encoded by the coding sequence ATGGAAGCCCTTCTGTTTCTCAAATCCGTCCTGATTGGGCTGTCCATCGCCGCCCCCGTCGGCCCCATCGGCCTCCTGTGCATCCAGCGAACCCTGGGCCACGGCGCGCGTATCGGTTTCATCAGCGGCCTGGGCGCGGCGGCCGCAGACGCCTGCTATGGCGCGCTGGGCGCCTTCGGCATCGGCGCCATTACCAGCGTCTTCGTTGCACTGGCCTCGCCGCTCGCCCTGGCTGGCGCCCTGTTCCTGGCCTGGATGGGCATGAAGATGCTGCGCGCAACGCCCCCGGAACGCGCCGCCAGCGCCAGTGACCCGGTCCAGGCGCTGCCGGCCTTTGCGTCGGTGTTCCTGCTGACACTCAGCAACCCGATGACCATCCTTTCCTTCGTTGCCATCTTCGCCACCCTGTCCGGCGGCGAGGCACTGTCCGGCGCGGACGGCCTGGTGATGGTGCTCGGCGTGTTCTGCGGCTCGGCGCTCTGGTGGCTGGCCCTGAGCCTTGGCGTATCCATGATTCGCCACCGGCTGGGCGTAAGCGCCATCCAATGGATCGACCGAACTGCAGGCGTTTTCCTGCTGGGCTTTGCCGCCTGGCAGCTGGTGCGGGTGATTGCCAGTTGA
- a CDS encoding LuxR C-terminal-related transcriptional regulator, protein MPSKHPLRLPPGHLPRPRLHEALLQGDCRLRLLCSPAGYGKSVLLAECLQQIPEGTRVAYLDLRGETLSPNDFTRRLTESLGCETSDFATLRQLLACEQQPLWLVLDDYSRFPAVELDRLLNELIQSASRQVQWWISSRRRPQLQLARMLLDGDLFELGSNELAFTAAETAQLLQHADQGASWSAAQDLQQEMRGWCAGTLLRMLGLKAGTQQAAELYRSLLQDYLRHELLDALPPEWQQALFTLAHFPRFDLELCEHLLGTGEGGHLLSQLRECGLFIEALGDDEHALCILPAIAPLLAAQLPSGMSRTLYRRACQWYMSQDQIRPALEYALKAEQPEVAASLMQHYTRDRLLQGRSLALLMQWRSELPETLLESTPRLVLLNAWALLLCGRLDESQRLTDNLARFLPQPDARRQRGLLAQWKALAGNLAFHRGQSGQARQLLDEAVPELPKHAWAQRLFCCALQLELALIEGRLDDAQALNRVAIKEAREHASPAMEAVFALGHVKLLELRGELLRAETLLKRVYSELSVAWGAEASPMRGRVQLRRAALLLQQGRYEAAEEAYLAGLQESQACSDAAAFWAFLGLAELDALQEDLPRAFTRIADAERMMQYRHISVPMYQGLLVRAKARLWLHQGRSSHAEKALLALPPEAFEMSPYGAPDLHLRLRLLLAQARLANGVVSEPLAQLETMLEQATVEGRRPLACEIGFSLAEGLYADNRQARARQALLEALALSRQMGLASVERAFALRNPAMMRWSGESAGADNNVSASLLSRRELEVLRLIVRGHSNQQIAESLFISLHTVKTHAQRINFKLGVERRTQAIARAKELGLAN, encoded by the coding sequence ATGCCGTCCAAACACCCACTGCGATTGCCACCCGGTCATCTGCCCCGCCCACGCCTGCATGAGGCCCTGCTTCAGGGCGACTGCCGCCTGCGCCTGCTCTGCTCCCCCGCCGGTTACGGCAAGAGCGTGCTGCTGGCCGAATGCCTCCAGCAAATCCCGGAAGGCACCCGCGTGGCCTACCTCGACCTGCGCGGCGAAACGCTGTCGCCGAACGACTTCACCCGGCGCCTGACCGAGTCCCTGGGCTGCGAAACCTCCGACTTCGCCACCCTGCGCCAGTTGCTGGCGTGCGAACAGCAGCCCTTGTGGCTGGTGCTGGATGACTACTCGCGCTTCCCAGCAGTAGAACTCGACCGCTTGCTCAACGAACTGATCCAGTCAGCTTCGCGACAAGTGCAATGGTGGATCTCCAGCCGCCGCCGGCCGCAGCTTCAGCTGGCGCGCATGCTGCTCGATGGCGACCTTTTCGAACTGGGCAGCAACGAACTGGCGTTCACCGCAGCGGAAACTGCCCAACTGCTCCAGCACGCTGACCAGGGCGCCTCCTGGTCGGCCGCCCAGGACCTGCAACAGGAAATGCGCGGCTGGTGTGCCGGCACCCTGCTACGGATGCTTGGTCTCAAGGCTGGCACCCAGCAGGCCGCGGAGCTGTATCGCTCGCTGTTGCAGGACTACCTGCGCCACGAGCTGCTCGATGCCCTGCCACCCGAATGGCAGCAGGCGCTATTCACCCTGGCCCACTTCCCGCGCTTTGACCTCGAGCTGTGCGAGCACCTGCTCGGCACGGGCGAAGGTGGCCACCTGTTGTCGCAGTTGCGTGAGTGCGGCCTGTTCATCGAAGCGCTTGGCGACGACGAACATGCCCTGTGCATCCTGCCGGCCATCGCGCCCCTGCTGGCAGCCCAGCTGCCCTCAGGCATGAGCCGAACCCTCTATCGCCGCGCATGCCAGTGGTACATGAGCCAGGACCAGATTCGCCCGGCGCTGGAATATGCCCTCAAGGCCGAGCAACCGGAAGTGGCTGCCAGCCTGATGCAGCACTACACCCGTGACCGCCTGTTGCAGGGACGCAGCCTGGCCCTACTGATGCAATGGCGCAGCGAGCTGCCGGAGACCCTGCTGGAAAGCACTCCGCGCCTGGTCCTGCTGAACGCCTGGGCATTGTTGCTATGCGGCCGACTGGACGAATCCCAGCGACTTACCGACAACCTGGCGCGCTTCCTCCCCCAACCCGATGCACGCCGTCAGCGGGGGTTGCTGGCGCAATGGAAAGCCCTGGCGGGCAACCTGGCCTTCCACCGTGGGCAATCCGGCCAGGCCCGGCAATTGCTCGACGAAGCCGTCCCCGAACTCCCAAAACACGCCTGGGCGCAGCGTCTGTTCTGCTGTGCCCTGCAGTTGGAACTGGCATTGATCGAAGGCCGCCTGGACGACGCGCAGGCCCTGAATCGCGTGGCCATCAAGGAAGCCCGCGAGCACGCGAGCCCGGCCATGGAAGCCGTGTTCGCCTTGGGGCATGTGAAGCTGCTGGAACTGCGCGGAGAACTGCTGCGCGCGGAAACCCTGCTCAAGCGCGTGTACAGCGAACTGAGCGTCGCCTGGGGCGCGGAAGCCAGCCCCATGCGCGGACGCGTGCAATTGCGTCGCGCCGCCCTGCTGTTGCAGCAAGGGCGCTATGAGGCAGCCGAAGAGGCCTACCTCGCCGGCCTTCAGGAAAGCCAGGCGTGCTCCGACGCGGCTGCGTTCTGGGCCTTCCTCGGCCTGGCAGAACTGGATGCCCTTCAGGAAGACCTGCCGAGGGCCTTCACACGCATTGCCGATGCCGAACGAATGATGCAGTACCGGCATATCAGCGTGCCGATGTACCAGGGCCTGCTGGTGCGCGCCAAAGCGCGCCTGTGGCTGCACCAGGGTCGCTCCAGCCATGCCGAGAAAGCACTGCTCGCCTTGCCCCCCGAAGCTTTTGAGATGTCCCCCTATGGTGCGCCCGACCTGCACCTGCGCCTGCGCCTGCTACTGGCGCAGGCGCGCTTGGCAAATGGCGTGGTAAGTGAACCCCTGGCGCAACTGGAAACCATGCTCGAGCAAGCAACGGTAGAAGGGCGCCGACCACTGGCCTGCGAAATCGGCTTCAGCCTGGCCGAAGGCCTGTACGCCGACAACCGCCAGGCGCGAGCCCGCCAGGCCTTGCTGGAGGCTCTGGCGCTTTCGCGGCAAATGGGCCTGGCCAGCGTCGAACGGGCATTCGCCCTGCGCAACCCCGCAATGATGCGTTGGTCTGGCGAAAGCGCTGGTGCCGACAACAACGTGTCGGCCTCCCTATTGAGCCGGCGTGAGCTGGAAGTGCTGCGGCTGATCGTGCGTGGCCACTCCAACCAGCAGATCGCCGAAAGCCTGTTCATCTCCCTGCATACGGTGAAAACCCACGCCCAGCGGATCAACTTCAAGCTCGGTGTAGAGCGCCGCACCCAGGCCATCGCCCGGGCCAAGGAACTGGGGTTGGCCAACTGA
- a CDS encoding YeeE/YedE family protein gives MTIDWPAFTPWSALAGGALIGLSAGLFILANGRIAGISGLLGSLLERTGDGRAEKALFLAGLLLAPLLWMAVAGAPRVRFESGWPALLLAGLLVGVGTRYGSGCTSGHGVCGLSRLSPRSLVATLSFMTAGFITTYLLRHQIGAGL, from the coding sequence ATGACAATCGACTGGCCTGCTTTCACACCCTGGAGTGCCCTGGCTGGCGGTGCGCTGATCGGACTGTCCGCCGGCCTGTTCATCCTCGCTAATGGCCGCATCGCCGGTATTAGCGGGTTGCTCGGCAGCCTGCTGGAGCGGACGGGCGACGGTCGGGCCGAGAAGGCATTGTTCCTCGCGGGCCTCCTGCTGGCGCCGCTGCTCTGGATGGCCGTCGCCGGGGCGCCTCGGGTCCGCTTCGAGTCGGGTTGGCCGGCACTGCTGTTGGCCGGTTTGCTGGTGGGCGTCGGCACCCGCTATGGATCAGGTTGCACCAGCGGCCACGGTGTTTGCGGCCTATCGCGCCTGTCGCCGCGTTCATTGGTGGCGACCCTGTCCTTCATGACGGCAGGTTTTATTACCACCTATTTGCTGCGGCACCAGATCGGAGCGGGCCTGTGA
- a CDS encoding metal-sensing transcriptional repressor: protein MTSDVVAKHQEAMLKRLARVEGQIRGLQAMIRRGDDCEAIAQQFGASRKALDRAYQQMLMCLLEAAVLDPQQETADTLERVRAIFTKYT from the coding sequence ATGACCAGCGATGTGGTGGCGAAGCATCAGGAGGCCATGCTGAAGCGCCTCGCCCGTGTCGAAGGACAGATTCGCGGTCTGCAGGCCATGATCCGCCGGGGCGACGACTGTGAAGCCATCGCCCAGCAGTTCGGCGCCTCACGCAAGGCGCTCGACCGCGCCTACCAGCAGATGCTGATGTGCCTGCTGGAAGCAGCCGTGCTCGACCCGCAACAGGAAACGGCCGACACCCTCGAGCGCGTCCGCGCCATCTTTACGAAGTACACCTGA
- a CDS encoding polyamine ABC transporter substrate-binding protein — MIKHRLPRLLGAALCGLLATHALAEERTLRVYNWFDYITPQTLDNFKKENGAKLIYDIFDTNEALEAKLLTGNSGYDVVVPSNVFLAKQIQADVFQPLDRSKLPNWNHLDPQLMKLIEANDPGNRFAVPYMYGTVLIGFNPAKVKAAVGENAPVDSWDLIFKEENIAKLKQCGVALLDSPSEILPIALHYLGLPPNSNQPKDYDKAGELLQKIRPNITYFHSSKYMADIANGDICVAVGYSGSFSQAANRAKEAGNGVVVDMRLPKEGAPVWFDMLAIPKGAKNPEDAHAFINYLLQPQVIAPVSDFVGYPNPNKDATALVSPEIRNNPNLYPTAEAQATLFTLLPLERNAERARTRAWTKLKSGT, encoded by the coding sequence TTGATCAAGCACAGACTCCCCCGCCTCCTCGGCGCCGCTTTGTGCGGCCTGCTCGCCACCCATGCCCTGGCCGAAGAACGCACCCTGCGCGTCTATAACTGGTTCGACTACATCACCCCGCAGACTCTGGACAACTTCAAGAAAGAGAACGGCGCCAAGCTGATCTACGACATCTTCGACACCAACGAGGCGCTGGAGGCCAAGCTGCTCACCGGCAATTCCGGCTATGACGTGGTGGTGCCGTCCAACGTCTTCCTCGCCAAGCAGATCCAGGCAGACGTGTTCCAGCCTCTGGACCGCAGCAAGCTGCCCAACTGGAACCATCTGGACCCGCAGCTCATGAAGCTGATCGAGGCCAATGACCCGGGCAACCGCTTCGCCGTGCCCTACATGTACGGAACGGTGCTGATCGGCTTCAACCCGGCCAAGGTAAAGGCAGCGGTGGGCGAGAACGCCCCGGTGGACAGCTGGGACCTGATTTTCAAGGAAGAGAACATCGCCAAGCTCAAGCAGTGCGGCGTGGCCCTGTTGGATTCGCCGTCGGAAATCCTGCCCATTGCCCTGCACTACCTCGGTCTGCCGCCCAACAGCAACCAGCCCAAGGACTACGACAAGGCTGGCGAACTGCTGCAGAAGATCCGCCCCAACATCACCTACTTCCACTCCTCCAAGTACATGGCCGATATTGCCAACGGCGACATCTGCGTAGCCGTGGGCTACTCGGGAAGCTTCTCCCAGGCGGCCAACCGCGCCAAGGAAGCTGGCAACGGAGTGGTTGTGGACATGCGTCTGCCCAAGGAAGGTGCGCCGGTCTGGTTCGACATGCTGGCGATCCCCAAGGGCGCGAAGAACCCCGAGGACGCCCATGCCTTCATCAACTACCTACTGCAGCCCCAGGTGATCGCCCCGGTCAGTGATTTCGTCGGCTACCCGAATCCAAATAAGGACGCCACCGCCCTGGTCAGCCCGGAGATCCGCAACAACCCCAACCTCTATCCCACCGCCGAGGCCCAGGCCACCCTCTTCACCCTGCTGCCGCTCGAGCGCAATGCCGAACGTGCCCGCACCCGTGCCTGGACGAAGCTGAAGTCGGGGACCTGA
- a CDS encoding DUF1329 domain-containing protein, whose product MKNKKRILQSGVLALSLLAASVMAAAPADQVATLGTSLTPIGAEKTGNADGSIPAWTGGLPTSAGEPDAKGFLADPFAGEQPLFTITAANAQQYKDKLTPGQLAMLQRYPDTYKIPVYKTHRTAALPDELYAAIRTSAERTESLDGGNGLKNFESRYYAFPIPQSGVEVVWNHTTRYRGGNIHRYMTRVQPQANGAFNMVHFEDEVSYPANLPDLDKAKAENVLFYFIQRVTGPARLAGNVLLVHETIDQVKEPRMAWLYNAGQRRVRRAPQVAYDGPATAADGLATSDNYDMFNGSPDRYDWKLVGKKELYIPYNSYKLDDPKLKYSDIIKAGHINQDLTRYELHRVWHVVATLKPGERHIYAKRDMYFDEDTWQLAEVDHYDGRGQLWRVGEGHAQQYYNHKVPGYTAESLYDLISGRYSVLGLKNEEKQSFVFGATASAADYTPAALRQTGVR is encoded by the coding sequence ATGAAAAACAAAAAGCGCATCCTGCAATCGGGCGTACTGGCACTTTCCCTGCTGGCCGCCAGCGTGATGGCTGCGGCTCCGGCCGACCAGGTGGCCACACTCGGAACCAGTCTGACGCCCATCGGCGCGGAAAAGACCGGCAACGCCGACGGCAGCATCCCCGCATGGACTGGCGGCCTGCCCACCAGCGCCGGCGAGCCAGACGCCAAGGGCTTCCTTGCCGACCCCTTCGCGGGTGAGCAGCCGCTGTTCACCATCACCGCGGCCAATGCCCAGCAGTACAAGGACAAACTAACCCCGGGTCAGCTGGCGATGCTCCAGCGCTACCCGGACACCTACAAGATCCCGGTCTACAAGACCCACCGCACGGCAGCCCTGCCTGACGAGCTCTATGCAGCCATCCGCACCAGCGCGGAAAGGACCGAAAGTCTGGATGGCGGTAATGGCCTGAAGAATTTCGAAAGCCGCTACTACGCCTTCCCGATTCCCCAGTCCGGTGTCGAAGTGGTCTGGAACCACACCACCCGTTATCGCGGCGGCAACATCCACCGCTACATGACCCGCGTGCAGCCGCAGGCCAACGGCGCCTTCAACATGGTCCACTTCGAGGACGAGGTGTCCTACCCGGCCAACCTGCCGGACCTCGACAAGGCCAAGGCAGAGAACGTGCTCTTCTACTTCATCCAGCGGGTAACCGGTCCGGCTCGCCTGGCGGGCAACGTGCTGCTGGTCCACGAGACCATCGACCAGGTCAAGGAACCGCGCATGGCCTGGCTCTACAACGCCGGCCAGCGCCGCGTACGCCGCGCCCCGCAGGTGGCCTACGACGGCCCGGCCACCGCCGCCGACGGCCTGGCCACCTCCGACAACTACGACATGTTCAACGGCTCGCCGGACCGCTACGACTGGAAACTGGTCGGCAAAAAGGAGCTGTACATCCCCTACAACAGCTACAAGCTGGATGATCCGAAGCTCAAGTACAGCGACATCATCAAGGCCGGCCACATCAACCAGGACCTGACCCGCTACGAGCTTCACCGCGTGTGGCACGTCGTGGCCACGCTGAAGCCGGGCGAACGGCACATCTATGCCAAGCGCGACATGTACTTCGACGAAGACACCTGGCAGCTCGCCGAGGTCGACCACTACGACGGCCGTGGCCAGCTCTGGCGCGTGGGTGAAGGCCATGCCCAGCAGTACTACAACCACAAGGTGCCGGGTTACACCGCCGAATCCCTGTACGACCTGATCTCCGGTCGCTACTCGGTATTGGGCCTGAAGAACGAGGAAAAACAGAGCTTCGTCTTCGGCGCCACAGCCTCGGCCGCCGACTACACCCCGGCTGCCCTGCGCCAGACTGGCGTGCGCTGA
- a CDS encoding MBL fold metallo-hydrolase — translation MNPRVEAFFDEATCSYSYVVSDPASGHCAVIDPVLDYCAASGRTSHAGPGRIADHVRAQGLTVDWLLETHVHADHLSAAAWLKRELGGRLAIGGLITEVQQRFGTLFNAGQGFATDGRQFDRLLQDGDRLAIGNLELLAIHTPGHTPACMTYLIGDAAFIGDTLFMPDYGTARCDFPGGDARALYRSIRRLFDLPDATRLFLCHDYKAPGRDEYCYETTVAEQRAQNVHAHEGIDEDAFVAMRTARDATLSMPALILPAVQVNMRAGQLPPAEDNGIHYLKIPLDVL, via the coding sequence ATGAATCCGCGCGTGGAAGCCTTCTTCGACGAGGCCACCTGTTCCTACAGTTACGTCGTCAGCGATCCCGCCAGCGGCCACTGCGCCGTCATCGACCCGGTGCTGGATTACTGCGCCGCCAGTGGCCGGACGTCCCATGCCGGGCCTGGGCGCATTGCCGACCATGTGCGGGCGCAGGGCCTGACGGTCGACTGGCTGCTGGAAACCCATGTGCATGCCGATCATCTGTCCGCCGCCGCCTGGCTCAAGCGCGAGCTGGGAGGGCGGCTGGCCATCGGCGGGCTGATCACTGAAGTGCAGCAGCGCTTTGGCACGCTATTCAATGCCGGGCAAGGCTTTGCCACCGATGGGCGCCAGTTCGACCGTCTGCTACAGGACGGTGACCGCCTGGCCATCGGCAACCTGGAGCTGCTGGCGATCCATACGCCGGGTCATACCCCGGCCTGCATGACCTACCTGATCGGCGATGCCGCGTTCATCGGCGACACCCTGTTCATGCCCGACTACGGCACGGCCCGCTGCGATTTTCCAGGTGGTGACGCCCGCGCCCTGTATCGATCTATCCGGCGTCTGTTCGATTTGCCGGATGCGACGCGGCTGTTCCTTTGCCATGACTACAAGGCGCCGGGGCGGGACGAGTACTGCTACGAGACCACGGTGGCCGAACAGCGTGCGCAGAACGTGCATGCCCACGAGGGCATCGACGAAGACGCCTTCGTCGCCATGCGTACCGCGCGGGACGCCACTCTTTCCATGCCGGCGCTGATCCTGCCGGCGGTGCAGGTGAACATGCGTGCCGGTCAGTTACCGCCCGCCGAAGACAATGGCATCCACTACCTGAAGATCCCCCTGGACGTGCTCTAA
- a CDS encoding Lrp/AsnC family transcriptional regulator has translation MELDAKSWKILQVVQREGRISLTDLASKVALSLPATSERLKRLEEAGVIEAYRASVSPEKAGYQVMALVGMTTPQPEKARLIAQLQTMPEVLECLHVTGQDSFILRVVTRDIRHLERFVGSINHFGETRTSIVMSAPIPLRGVEPPRD, from the coding sequence ATGGAGTTGGATGCAAAGTCCTGGAAAATCCTGCAGGTCGTGCAGCGTGAGGGGCGGATCTCCCTGACCGACCTGGCATCGAAGGTGGCGCTGTCCCTACCCGCCACCTCCGAGCGCCTCAAGCGTCTGGAGGAGGCCGGGGTAATCGAGGCCTATCGTGCCTCGGTGTCGCCAGAGAAGGCCGGCTACCAGGTGATGGCACTGGTCGGCATGACCACGCCGCAGCCGGAAAAGGCGCGGCTGATCGCCCAGTTGCAGACGATGCCGGAGGTGCTGGAGTGCCTGCATGTCACCGGGCAGGACTCCTTCATCCTGCGGGTTGTGACGCGGGATATCCGTCATCTGGAGCGCTTCGTCGGCAGCATCAATCACTTCGGCGAGACCCGTACTTCCATTGTCATGTCGGCACCGATTCCCCTGCGCGGGGTGGAGCCGCCGCGCGATTGA
- a CDS encoding amine dehydrogenase large subunit, which translates to MRISRILAQSTLALGVALAGIGTASAELPADPGIGQTTLPFPPEPHRAYIIDVEFESFVAGRVTVVDPEKKKMLGMVPTGFAAPSTLSRDGKTLFTADLFYSRGTRGTRTDVLTAWDTSTLSPSYEVLIPTKRAEALTQRYSLGTSTDDRFVYVYNFTPSTSVTVVDVKAKAVAGEISIPGCVLNYPVGKRAFASLCGDGSVQLVTLNDEGKEISRTHTAFFDPNAEKLVERAYAVGDIYYFVTTTGTVRGVDFSGKQPKVLEAWDLVTDAAEKKAGWAPGGWQLITVAPKLNRLYVLMHDAHEPMKWEDPSPIVWVYDLKTHKRIGTLEAPNPIWSLQATSDENPLLLGTNIAGGLEVFDLKSGQHTGTMERIQKTATQILSH; encoded by the coding sequence ATGCGAATATCCAGGATCCTCGCCCAATCGACGCTGGCATTGGGCGTTGCCCTCGCTGGCATCGGCACCGCCAGCGCCGAGCTGCCGGCCGATCCGGGCATCGGCCAGACCACCTTGCCCTTCCCGCCGGAACCGCACCGCGCTTACATCATCGACGTCGAGTTCGAGAGCTTCGTCGCCGGTCGCGTGACCGTGGTCGACCCCGAGAAGAAGAAAATGCTCGGCATGGTACCCACCGGCTTCGCCGCGCCGTCCACCCTGAGCCGCGACGGCAAGACGCTCTTCACCGCCGACCTGTTCTACTCCCGTGGCACCCGTGGCACTCGCACCGACGTGCTGACCGCCTGGGACACCAGCACCCTTTCGCCTTCCTATGAAGTGCTGATCCCCACCAAACGTGCCGAGGCCCTGACCCAGCGCTACTCCCTGGGCACCAGCACCGATGACCGCTTCGTCTACGTCTACAACTTCACCCCGTCCACCTCGGTGACCGTGGTCGACGTCAAGGCCAAGGCCGTGGCCGGCGAAATCTCCATTCCCGGTTGCGTGCTGAACTACCCCGTCGGCAAGCGCGCCTTCGCCTCCCTCTGCGGCGACGGCAGCGTGCAACTGGTGACGCTGAACGACGAAGGCAAGGAAATCTCCCGCACCCACACCGCCTTCTTCGACCCCAATGCCGAGAAACTGGTGGAGCGCGCCTACGCCGTGGGCGACATCTACTACTTCGTCACCACCACCGGCACCGTGCGCGGTGTGGACTTCTCCGGCAAGCAGCCGAAGGTCCTCGAAGCCTGGGACCTGGTAACCGACGCCGCCGAGAAGAAAGCAGGCTGGGCTCCTGGTGGCTGGCAGCTGATCACCGTTGCGCCGAAGCTGAATCGCCTCTACGTGCTGATGCACGACGCCCATGAGCCGATGAAGTGGGAAGACCCGAGCCCGATCGTCTGGGTCTATGACCTCAAGACCCACAAGCGCATCGGCACCCTGGAAGCGCCGAACCCGATCTGGAGCCTGCAAGCCACCAGCGATGAGAATCCCCTGCTGCTGGGCACCAACATCGCCGGCGGCCTGGAAGTATTCGATCTGAAGAGCGGCCAGCACACCGGGACCATGGAACGCATCCAGAAGACCGCGACCCAGATCCTCAGCCACTGA
- a CDS encoding DUF6691 family protein: MSRVSALLAGVLFGLGLLLAGMADPAKVLGFLDLAGAWDPSLALVMAAAIAAAMPAFTLARRRTRSWLGLPMQLPTRREPDLRLIGGSLLFGAGWGIAGICPGPALVLLTAGHWQAWLFVLAMLAGMCLYAWLEARHRP, encoded by the coding sequence GTGAGCCGGGTCAGCGCGTTGCTAGCCGGGGTGCTCTTCGGCCTGGGGCTGTTGCTTGCCGGTATGGCCGACCCGGCCAAGGTACTGGGTTTCCTCGACCTGGCCGGTGCCTGGGACCCTTCTCTGGCCCTGGTGATGGCCGCGGCCATTGCCGCGGCCATGCCGGCGTTCACTCTGGCCAGACGCCGGACCAGATCGTGGCTGGGGCTTCCCATGCAACTGCCTACCCGGCGTGAACCCGACCTGCGGTTGATCGGCGGCAGCCTGTTGTTTGGGGCGGGTTGGGGGATTGCCGGTATCTGCCCAGGCCCAGCGCTGGTGCTGCTGACCGCTGGCCATTGGCAGGCTTGGCTGTTCGTTCTGGCGATGCTCGCCGGAATGTGCCTCTACGCCTGGCTGGAAGCTCGGCACAGGCCTTGA